The Gemmata palustris genome includes a region encoding these proteins:
- a CDS encoding sigma 54-interacting transcriptional regulator — translation MPPTLDLSPAGQPVTLGRSRDNTVVLRDEMASRTHAKIYFEDGRWHVRDFGLNGTRVDGHRVNGAVELSDGQRVKIGEVVLKFVLEPKSPPKPVKEAPPTMPNKALNEGPHNATKVHEIPLDRLLPNDLPPDQTAKQLRVDELTALCKFMTGAVETKTPLDLIGFALRAILNQTAAKLAGYLSLDPEDPGPKIVMPESAAIDIPLSRRLTAQAQKNGKTIWLFPDLSAAHPPTDSLSSFADAICIPLKASGEPFATLHVYRSGRAFVERDVRFIEAVAGFLAHGLEILRTRRTLEAENSRLRTHTPAADDIIGGSNAVIHLRQQILRASPQSFTVLVQGESGSGKELVALALHRNSRRSEGPLVVVNCAAIAPTLLEAELFGYKKGAFSGADRDHPGLFQQADEGTLFLDEVGELSLECQAKLLRVIEGKAFRPVGATGDIKADVRVVAATHRDLEKEVKAGRFRQDLMFRLKVIPIRVPSLREHPEDIPELAAFFLAKVSSECRRKFKLTTAAMRKLQAYQWPGNVRQLRAAIESAAVMSESDTIEADAIPLTGTTELAVPAAAPGAAVAAPDLPPSLDMVEIETWAICKAMKQTNGNVSHAAKLLNISRDTLHTKLKKLEEKGINRHSLLSGNTTITPAPITTPEPVGTTEM, via the coding sequence GTGCCACCGACTCTCGACCTGTCCCCCGCGGGGCAGCCGGTCACGCTCGGCCGCAGCCGGGATAATACCGTTGTGTTACGGGACGAGATGGCGAGCCGGACGCACGCGAAGATTTACTTCGAGGACGGGCGCTGGCACGTGCGCGATTTCGGGCTCAACGGCACCCGCGTGGACGGGCACCGGGTCAACGGCGCGGTCGAACTGAGCGACGGGCAGCGGGTCAAGATCGGCGAAGTGGTGCTCAAGTTCGTCCTCGAACCGAAGAGCCCGCCGAAGCCGGTGAAAGAAGCCCCGCCCACGATGCCCAACAAGGCGCTGAACGAGGGGCCGCACAACGCCACGAAGGTCCACGAGATCCCGCTCGACCGGCTCCTGCCGAACGACCTACCGCCGGACCAAACCGCCAAACAGTTGCGGGTGGACGAACTCACCGCGCTGTGCAAGTTCATGACCGGCGCGGTCGAAACCAAGACCCCGCTCGATCTCATCGGCTTCGCCCTGCGCGCGATCCTGAACCAAACGGCCGCCAAACTCGCGGGGTACCTGAGCCTCGACCCGGAAGACCCCGGTCCCAAGATCGTGATGCCCGAATCGGCCGCGATCGACATCCCGCTCAGCCGCCGACTCACCGCACAGGCCCAGAAGAACGGCAAAACGATCTGGCTGTTCCCGGACCTCAGCGCCGCGCACCCGCCGACCGATTCGCTGTCCTCGTTCGCGGACGCGATCTGCATCCCGCTGAAGGCGTCCGGCGAGCCGTTCGCCACGCTCCACGTGTACCGCTCCGGGCGCGCGTTCGTCGAGCGCGACGTGCGGTTCATCGAGGCCGTTGCCGGGTTCCTGGCCCACGGGTTGGAGATCCTGCGCACCCGCCGCACACTCGAAGCCGAAAACTCGCGCTTGCGGACCCACACGCCCGCGGCCGACGACATCATCGGCGGCAGCAACGCCGTTATCCACCTGCGCCAACAGATCTTGCGCGCGTCGCCGCAATCGTTCACGGTGCTCGTGCAGGGCGAGAGCGGGTCCGGGAAGGAACTCGTTGCGCTCGCACTGCACCGCAACAGCCGCCGGTCCGAAGGGCCGCTCGTGGTGGTGAACTGTGCGGCCATCGCGCCGACGCTGCTCGAAGCGGAACTGTTCGGCTACAAGAAGGGCGCGTTCAGCGGCGCCGACCGCGACCACCCCGGTCTGTTCCAGCAAGCGGACGAAGGGACGCTGTTCCTCGACGAAGTGGGCGAGCTCTCGCTCGAGTGTCAGGCGAAATTGCTCCGCGTGATCGAGGGGAAGGCGTTCCGCCCGGTCGGGGCGACGGGCGACATCAAGGCCGACGTGCGGGTCGTGGCCGCGACGCACCGCGACCTCGAAAAAGAAGTGAAGGCCGGGCGGTTCCGCCAGGACCTGATGTTCCGGCTGAAGGTGATCCCGATCCGCGTGCCGTCGTTGCGCGAGCACCCGGAGGACATCCCCGAACTGGCCGCGTTCTTCCTGGCGAAAGTGTCCAGCGAGTGCCGGCGGAAGTTCAAGCTCACGACGGCCGCGATGCGGAAGCTCCAGGCCTACCAGTGGCCCGGGAACGTGCGGCAACTGCGCGCGGCCATCGAGAGCGCCGCGGTGATGAGCGAGAGCGACACGATCGAGGCCGACGCGATCCCGCTCACCGGCACGACCGAACTGGCCGTCCCCGCGGCAGCGCCCGGCGCCGCAGTCGCCGCGCCCGACCTGCCGCCGAGCCTGGACATGGTCGAAATCGAGACGTGGGCCATTTGCAAGGCGATGAAGCAGACGAACGGGAACGTGAGTCACGCGGCCAAGCTGCTGAACATCAGCCGCGACACGCTCCACACCAAGTTGAAGAAACTGGAAGAGAAGGGCATCAACCGCCACTCCCTCCTGTCCGGCAACACCACAATCACCCCGGCGCCGATCACGACGCCCGAGCCGGTCGGCACGACCGAAATGTAA
- a CDS encoding 3-isopropylmalate dehydratase produces the protein MQTRIEGVAYVLGDNIDTDQIIPAQYLTYNPSIPAEYKMFGKYALSGVPEAATGLPKGHVPFHTPGGDEFVSPYKIIIGGKNFGCGSSREHAPIALAAAGVLAVVAEFYARIFYRNSINGGYLVPLETKERLVDRICTGDSLVIDITAGTLTNTTSGETFALLPLGEVAPILEAGGLFPYAKKVGMLAS, from the coding sequence ATGCAGACCCGTATCGAAGGCGTCGCATACGTTCTGGGCGACAACATCGACACCGACCAAATTATCCCCGCGCAGTACCTCACGTACAACCCGTCGATCCCGGCGGAGTACAAAATGTTCGGGAAGTACGCCCTCAGCGGCGTTCCCGAAGCCGCCACGGGGTTGCCCAAGGGCCACGTCCCGTTCCACACGCCCGGCGGGGACGAGTTCGTCTCGCCGTACAAGATCATCATCGGCGGGAAGAACTTCGGCTGCGGCTCCAGCCGGGAGCACGCCCCGATCGCACTGGCGGCCGCCGGCGTGCTCGCCGTGGTCGCGGAATTCTACGCACGCATCTTCTACCGGAACAGCATTAACGGCGGGTATTTGGTCCCGCTCGAAACGAAAGAGCGGCTCGTCGACCGCATCTGCACGGGCGACAGCCTCGTTATCGATATCACCGCGGGCACGCTCACGAACACGACCAGCGGCGAAACGTTTGCGCTGCTCCCGCTGGGTGAAGTCGCGCCGATTCTCGAAGCCGGCGGGCTGTTCCCGTATGCGAAGAAAGTGGGAATGCTGGCGAGTTGA
- a CDS encoding TlpA family protein disulfide reductase: MVRASLEAEVPVTGGILALALLCPAAEPPGLAKGDELTFTGTVEEAVERPGVRFRRAQKLEIRVLVLEKKEAWADVAVLTLLRRKGDAVAGAVGAVTGGGTDKPAPPGVRLDLLRVHADGSAHHLHPTGPPPLTIDAKTPARTLPPIPLDTFAPFEFGLFPPRAPRSAPDKSWTVASTDPNRSAEVWQAQGTDFVTGEQCVLLVMNQQHANWAKPVGGRSAWLRADAVWVSALDGTARKVHRVIKHRDGSSTDLAAWVEVKYELKDKVPVIGRTFERYRRDVETAFAASADLAPFLADAVKHGPRFFEKRADKLELYLAESDTTSPYREAVLAVLRQLDAARRGESVTAAPITSARKRPAWPELNHPAPDFTAGPFRLSENRGKPVLLAFFKPGSETTDLALAIADAVHEKHGGRVAVVPLAVWGDLAAGQKDRDRRKLSVPVYDGTQADTAYGVESVPRFVVVDGSGTVSWTFVGVGAETGSSIKDKLDRLLAPASPNGAAGTIRVPGPVSGPTPPRP, encoded by the coding sequence ATGGTTCGCGCCTCACTCGAAGCCGAGGTGCCCGTGACCGGTGGAATTCTCGCGCTCGCACTCCTCTGTCCCGCCGCCGAGCCGCCCGGCTTGGCCAAGGGCGACGAGTTGACATTTACTGGCACGGTGGAAGAAGCGGTCGAGCGCCCCGGCGTGCGGTTCCGCCGCGCGCAAAAGCTCGAAATTCGCGTCCTCGTGCTCGAGAAGAAAGAAGCGTGGGCGGACGTCGCCGTCCTCACGCTCCTCCGCCGCAAGGGGGACGCGGTCGCCGGCGCGGTCGGCGCGGTGACGGGCGGCGGAACGGACAAACCCGCCCCACCCGGGGTGCGGCTCGACCTGCTCCGCGTTCACGCCGACGGGAGCGCGCACCACTTGCACCCCACCGGCCCGCCCCCCCTCACGATCGACGCCAAAACGCCCGCGCGCACGCTCCCCCCGATCCCGCTCGACACGTTCGCGCCCTTCGAGTTCGGCCTGTTCCCCCCCCGCGCCCCGCGGTCCGCACCGGACAAATCGTGGACGGTCGCGTCCACCGATCCGAACCGATCCGCAGAAGTGTGGCAGGCGCAGGGCACCGATTTCGTCACCGGGGAGCAATGTGTACTACTCGTAATGAACCAGCAGCACGCGAACTGGGCGAAGCCCGTCGGCGGGCGGTCCGCGTGGCTCCGCGCGGACGCGGTGTGGGTGTCCGCGCTCGACGGCACCGCCCGAAAGGTCCACCGCGTCATCAAGCACCGCGACGGGTCATCGACCGACCTCGCGGCGTGGGTCGAAGTGAAATACGAGCTGAAGGACAAGGTGCCGGTGATCGGGCGCACGTTCGAGCGCTACCGGCGCGACGTGGAGACCGCGTTCGCGGCGAGTGCCGACCTCGCGCCGTTCCTCGCCGACGCGGTGAAGCACGGGCCGAGGTTCTTCGAGAAGCGCGCGGACAAGCTCGAGCTGTATCTCGCCGAATCCGACACCACCAGCCCGTACCGCGAAGCGGTTCTCGCGGTGCTCCGGCAACTCGATGCCGCGCGCCGAGGGGAGTCCGTCACCGCGGCGCCGATCACGAGCGCCCGGAAGCGCCCCGCGTGGCCCGAATTGAACCACCCCGCGCCCGATTTCACCGCGGGGCCGTTTCGCCTTTCGGAGAACCGCGGAAAACCGGTACTGTTGGCGTTCTTCAAACCGGGCAGCGAAACGACCGACCTCGCGCTCGCCATCGCCGACGCGGTTCACGAGAAGCACGGGGGTCGGGTCGCCGTGGTGCCGCTCGCGGTGTGGGGCGATTTGGCCGCGGGACAGAAGGACCGCGACCGCCGAAAGCTCAGCGTTCCCGTTTACGACGGCACGCAGGCCGACACCGCATACGGCGTCGAATCGGTACCGCGGTTCGTGGTGGTCGACGGGTCCGGTACGGTGTCGTGGACCTTCGTGGGCGTGGGCGCCGAAACGGGCTCGTCCATCAAAGACAAGCTGGATCGTCTGCTCGCTCCAGCTTCTCCAAACGGTGCCGCCGGAACAATCCGCGTGCCCGGACCAGTAAGTGGGCCGACTCCCCCGCGACCGTGA
- a CDS encoding RNA methyltransferase, protein MTDLLTRCRIVLVRPHYAGNLGATARVMRNFGLSELVLVAPYASTDDLDARRMATHGLKVLDAARVVPDIGAALADCVFSLATSSLTAGVFRSGTIGTAAEKMPELLTSAEAGPVAIVFGPEPHGLSNEEIGRCHGMVNIPSDPTSGSLNLAQAVAICCYELRKAWSKSVNEARGKPEVPERAVAPFADQDRMFEHLREALTGVGYLFGEKGDSLMHALRQLIGRSLPTPQEVKILHGLARQLLWTAGQIKKNEPDDTPPVDRLDRPDH, encoded by the coding sequence ATGACAGACCTTCTTACTCGCTGCCGCATCGTTCTCGTGCGCCCGCACTACGCGGGGAACCTCGGCGCCACCGCGCGCGTGATGCGGAACTTCGGGCTTTCCGAACTGGTGCTCGTCGCCCCTTACGCTTCCACCGACGACCTCGACGCGCGCCGAATGGCGACGCACGGTCTCAAGGTGCTTGATGCGGCACGGGTCGTGCCCGATATCGGTGCGGCGCTCGCGGACTGTGTCTTCAGCCTCGCCACGTCGTCGCTCACCGCGGGCGTGTTTCGTTCCGGCACGATTGGCACCGCGGCCGAGAAAATGCCCGAGTTGCTTACATCGGCCGAAGCGGGACCGGTCGCGATCGTCTTCGGTCCGGAACCGCACGGGCTGAGCAACGAGGAAATCGGACGCTGCCACGGGATGGTGAACATCCCGTCCGACCCGACGTCCGGGTCGCTGAATCTGGCGCAGGCGGTCGCGATCTGCTGTTACGAACTGCGCAAAGCGTGGTCGAAGTCGGTCAACGAAGCGCGCGGAAAGCCCGAGGTTCCCGAGCGCGCGGTCGCGCCGTTCGCGGACCAGGACCGGATGTTCGAGCACCTGCGCGAAGCGCTCACAGGGGTGGGTTATTTGTTTGGTGAGAAGGGCGATTCACTGATGCACGCGCTGCGTCAACTGATCGGCCGGTCGCTCCCCACGCCGCAAGAAGTGAAGATCCTCCACGGCCTCGCGCGCCAGCTCCTCTGGACCGCCGGCCAAATCAAGAAGAACGAACCAGACGACACGCCGCCCGTTGATCGCCTCGACAGGCCGGATCACTGA
- a CDS encoding TetR/AcrR family transcriptional regulator, whose product MDEPAPAANPCEEIHKREIPGLSDPAVGLSEIAITRREQVLDAAESIIAGHGIQELSLKKIEDLAGMSRGQLTYYFPTKESILLSVYDRMLRRMIREAKLADGPKPMTGRAWECVQYGLKKHLEPTWPPPAGRDLLSLLFTFLAQMGHREDYRKRLSQWYSEWRSFIAADVAGSIPEPHSTSPRVIASLIQALFHGLDVQLMMDPDAFDRDEMFATVVKLLVPLFGQSAGVPDPGAAGKES is encoded by the coding sequence ATGGATGAACCGGCGCCAGCAGCGAATCCTTGTGAGGAGATACACAAGCGAGAGATTCCCGGCTTAAGTGATCCGGCGGTCGGCCTGTCGGAGATCGCGATTACCCGGCGCGAGCAGGTCCTCGACGCCGCGGAATCCATCATCGCGGGCCACGGCATTCAGGAACTCTCGCTCAAGAAGATCGAAGACCTCGCGGGCATGAGTCGCGGGCAATTGACGTATTACTTCCCGACGAAGGAATCGATCCTTCTGTCCGTATACGACCGGATGCTGCGCCGGATGATCCGCGAGGCGAAGCTCGCCGACGGCCCAAAGCCGATGACCGGGCGCGCGTGGGAGTGCGTGCAATACGGGCTGAAAAAGCACCTCGAACCGACGTGGCCCCCGCCCGCGGGACGGGACCTTTTGAGCCTGTTGTTCACGTTCCTGGCACAGATGGGGCACCGCGAGGATTACCGAAAACGGCTCTCGCAGTGGTACTCGGAATGGCGGTCGTTCATCGCGGCGGACGTTGCGGGGAGCATCCCGGAACCGCACTCGACCTCGCCCCGCGTGATCGCTTCCCTGATTCAAGCACTGTTCCACGGGTTGGACGTGCAGCTCATGATGGACCCGGACGCATTCGACCGCGACGAGATGTTCGCCACGGTCGTGAAGCTCCTAGTCCCGTTGTTCGGACAATCTGCCGGTGTACCCGACCCCGGCGCCGCCGGGAAGGAGAGCTGA
- a CDS encoding HlyD family secretion protein, whose amino-acid sequence MAIPSESRLGASTNGDLINRVQQLRLDGQLGAGKGSGGGGGSWLPWVLCGLLAITWAGVGVRSYKNTGQKTDDAPGGAPTGTPAASTGNAQAPQPNGVPAVAAGELVTQLKGNVIPSLQVTVSPRDVAAEITEIFFAEGKRVKKGDKIATLLDHQYANRHNTEIASVAAAEAQVTRAQAGQTSSAAKVAKAKSALAAAEARGTRSIAIQERATKDFDQARQQRSTGSIALLDYQRFDADKQAADADRIAANADIEAAKREIEAAEADVKTAAANTKAAGADLNAAKARCAEAQRLVENCTVAAPIDGTILTKSADKGALVSPMSFNVAAGICLIADLSKLEVEIDVPERQIMRLKSGQACKLQADADPSREYRGVVDRVMPIADDTKNVVKVRIRVYLPKAEQQGEFLKPKMSITATVYNTPFAFDRDKDLPWGDEATKK is encoded by the coding sequence ATGGCGATTCCGAGCGAATCCCGGTTGGGCGCGTCCACAAACGGCGACCTCATCAACCGCGTGCAACAACTCCGGCTCGATGGCCAACTCGGTGCGGGCAAGGGCTCGGGCGGCGGCGGGGGTTCGTGGCTCCCGTGGGTGCTGTGCGGGCTCCTCGCCATCACCTGGGCCGGCGTCGGCGTGAGGTCGTACAAGAACACCGGTCAGAAAACGGACGATGCGCCGGGCGGCGCACCGACCGGCACCCCCGCAGCGAGCACCGGCAACGCCCAGGCGCCGCAACCCAACGGCGTGCCGGCCGTTGCCGCGGGCGAGTTGGTGACACAACTCAAAGGGAACGTGATCCCCTCGCTCCAGGTCACCGTCAGCCCGCGCGACGTGGCGGCCGAGATCACCGAGATCTTCTTCGCCGAGGGCAAACGGGTGAAGAAGGGCGACAAGATCGCCACACTGCTCGACCACCAGTACGCGAACCGCCACAACACCGAAATCGCATCGGTGGCCGCGGCCGAAGCCCAAGTCACCCGCGCCCAGGCCGGCCAGACGTCGTCCGCCGCAAAGGTCGCGAAGGCGAAGTCCGCACTCGCCGCCGCCGAAGCCCGGGGCACGCGCTCGATCGCCATTCAGGAGCGCGCGACGAAGGACTTCGATCAGGCCCGCCAGCAGCGGTCGACCGGCTCGATCGCTCTTCTGGACTACCAGCGGTTCGATGCGGACAAGCAAGCGGCCGACGCGGACCGGATCGCGGCGAACGCGGACATTGAGGCCGCGAAGCGCGAGATCGAAGCGGCCGAGGCGGACGTGAAGACCGCCGCCGCGAACACGAAGGCCGCGGGCGCTGATCTGAACGCCGCGAAAGCGCGGTGCGCAGAGGCCCAGCGCCTCGTGGAGAACTGCACCGTCGCCGCGCCCATTGATGGCACCATCCTCACGAAGTCCGCCGACAAGGGCGCGCTCGTCAGCCCGATGTCGTTCAACGTCGCGGCCGGCATCTGCCTGATCGCGGACCTCTCGAAGCTCGAAGTGGAAATTGATGTGCCCGAGCGCCAGATCATGCGCCTCAAATCGGGGCAGGCGTGCAAGCTCCAGGCCGACGCCGACCCGAGCCGCGAGTACCGCGGCGTGGTGGACCGCGTCATGCCGATCGCCGACGACACCAAGAACGTGGTCAAGGTCCGCATCCGCGTGTACTTGCCGAAGGCCGAGCAACAGGGCGAGTTCCTGAAGCCGAAAATGAGCATCACCGCGACCGTGTACAACACCCCGTTCGCGTTCGACCGCGACAAAGATTTGCCGTGGGGCGACGAAGCAACAAAGAAGTGA
- a CDS encoding ABC transporter ATP-binding protein, protein MSRAIVQVRDLHKSFTRGTEAIHVLRDLTLDVGEAEFLALMGPSGSGKTTLLNLIAGLDQPTDGSITVGENVISEMSESELARWRTRHVGFVFQFYYLLPVLTAYENVELPLLLLPLTKEQRRKQVENALGLVGLTNRMDHRPGQLSGGQQQRVGIARAMVTDPTLIVADEPTGDLDTKSADEILHLMEILRAQLGKTIIMVTHDPKAAARAQRTLHLEKGQLVLDTAAV, encoded by the coding sequence ATGTCCCGTGCCATCGTTCAGGTTCGCGACCTGCACAAGTCGTTCACCCGCGGTACCGAAGCGATTCACGTGCTCCGCGACTTGACGCTCGACGTGGGCGAGGCCGAGTTCCTCGCCCTCATGGGGCCATCCGGGAGTGGCAAGACCACGCTGCTGAATCTCATCGCCGGGCTCGACCAGCCGACCGACGGGAGCATCACCGTCGGCGAGAACGTGATCTCGGAGATGTCCGAGAGCGAACTCGCGCGCTGGCGCACCCGGCACGTGGGGTTCGTGTTCCAGTTCTACTACCTGCTCCCGGTGCTCACGGCTTACGAGAACGTCGAACTACCGTTGTTGCTCCTGCCACTCACCAAGGAGCAGCGCCGGAAGCAGGTGGAAAACGCGCTCGGGCTGGTCGGGTTGACGAACCGCATGGACCACCGACCGGGGCAACTCTCCGGCGGCCAGCAGCAGCGCGTCGGCATCGCGCGGGCGATGGTCACCGACCCGACGCTCATCGTCGCCGACGAACCGACCGGTGATCTCGACACCAAGAGCGCGGACGAGATCCTCCATTTGATGGAGATCCTCCGCGCGCAGTTGGGCAAAACCATCATCATGGTGACCCACGACCCGAAGGCCGCGGCCCGCGCCCAGCGCACGCTCCACCTGGAGAAGGGTCAACTGGTACTGGATACGGCCGCCGTGTAG
- a CDS encoding ABC transporter permease — protein sequence MYGMPQDMMGPAGFDPSIVMLSGYLLTLLAGLITLALLIGAVTLPIFFVVLFAIEQGAWAVAGATGAFVPKLVLIMFRGLRRSPLRTSLTYLALFVLTTVLVFLYTILTFINTVTTEKEANFKAILTHKTVIPSQMPPKHYTEFKRLALEELPKEYAKEYPGEPALVVRDQDVISWSFVGGTTDPKNMRPDNVLFMFCLEPEKILTMMDGLDDLTGDEKAQLEAGVKAMLANEQAIIVSKSRLKKLNKEVGQEIKLTGLNFPKMEFKFDIIGVIPDGKYEGVGFMNKAYLEKLLKDKPADYVMQDKAVNLIWVKLPNRKAFDVLNRMVDPPANPPPGQERRTSPFNSPALKMETASSGIGSWLDAYKDIFFGMKYILTPAMVAIMCLVIANAISIGVRERRTEMAVLKVLGFQPRHVLALVLGEAVLVGLMAGGMAAFLSWFGIGNLKLQIAFFGAFIVPWEALVLGPLLGVVVSVLGSIGPALGAKNVKVAEVFARVA from the coding sequence ATGTACGGTATGCCCCAGGATATGATGGGTCCGGCCGGGTTCGACCCGTCGATCGTCATGCTCTCCGGTTACCTGTTGACGCTGCTCGCCGGGCTCATCACGCTGGCGCTGCTCATCGGGGCCGTTACCCTGCCGATATTCTTCGTCGTGTTGTTCGCGATCGAGCAGGGCGCGTGGGCGGTCGCGGGCGCGACCGGGGCGTTCGTTCCCAAACTGGTGCTCATCATGTTCCGCGGGCTGCGGCGGAGCCCGCTGCGCACCTCGCTCACGTACCTCGCGCTGTTCGTCCTCACCACCGTGCTCGTGTTCCTGTACACGATTCTCACGTTCATCAACACCGTGACGACCGAGAAGGAAGCCAACTTCAAGGCGATCCTCACGCACAAGACGGTGATCCCCAGCCAGATGCCGCCGAAGCACTACACGGAGTTCAAGCGGCTCGCGCTCGAGGAGCTGCCCAAGGAGTACGCGAAAGAGTACCCGGGGGAGCCGGCACTGGTGGTGCGCGACCAGGACGTCATCAGTTGGTCCTTCGTCGGCGGGACCACCGATCCCAAGAACATGCGCCCGGACAACGTGCTGTTCATGTTCTGCCTGGAGCCGGAAAAGATCCTGACCATGATGGACGGCCTGGACGACCTGACGGGGGACGAGAAGGCGCAGTTGGAGGCCGGGGTCAAGGCGATGCTGGCCAACGAACAGGCGATCATCGTGAGCAAGTCGCGGCTGAAGAAGCTGAACAAAGAGGTCGGCCAGGAGATCAAGTTGACCGGGCTGAACTTCCCGAAGATGGAGTTCAAGTTCGACATCATCGGCGTCATCCCGGACGGGAAGTACGAGGGCGTCGGGTTCATGAACAAGGCCTACCTGGAGAAGCTCCTCAAGGACAAGCCGGCGGACTACGTCATGCAGGACAAGGCGGTGAACCTGATCTGGGTGAAACTGCCCAACCGGAAGGCGTTCGACGTGCTCAACCGGATGGTGGACCCGCCGGCCAACCCGCCGCCCGGCCAGGAGCGGCGGACGTCCCCGTTCAACAGCCCGGCGCTGAAGATGGAAACCGCGTCGAGCGGGATCGGGTCGTGGCTGGACGCCTACAAGGACATTTTCTTCGGCATGAAGTACATACTCACGCCCGCGATGGTGGCGATCATGTGCCTGGTGATCGCCAACGCGATCAGCATCGGGGTGCGCGAGCGCCGCACCGAGATGGCCGTTCTGAAGGTGCTGGGGTTCCAGCCCCGGCACGTGCTCGCCCTCGTTCTGGGTGAAGCGGTACTCGTGGGCCTGATGGCCGGCGGGATGGCCGCGTTCCTGTCCTGGTTCGGGATCGGGAACCTGAAGCTCCAGATCGCGTTCTTCGGGGCGTTCATCGTGCCGTGGGAGGCGCTGGTACTCGGGCCGCTGTTGGGCGTAGTCGTTTCCGTGCTGGGCAGCATCGGGCCGGCCCTGGGCGCCAAGAACGTGAAGGTGGCCGAAGTGTTCGCGCGAGTGGCTTGA